TAGCAAATTTACCATGAGTCGCACTAGCCCCCAGCTGACTTTAAGCGTGGGGTACAGCATGACGCAAAGTGGGAATAGCTCTTGTGCGATCGCAGAAATATTTTTCTCTAAAACGCAGGTCCAGAGATAAATTTGGAACATCTCAACATCGCGCACGCTCGATGTCCGGACGCTCTCGCTATTCAGCGGGCCGGTGTAGCAAGCGTAGTCAGGGCAGTAATTGTTGACCTTGCTGACAATTGACTTGGCAATGCGAGTGGTAGCAGGCAGGGCCATGCGCACAGCCTCTAGCCGAGGATGATGGTAGTCGTAGGTAGCCGCAGCTTCGTAGGCCCGATGCAGCGGAATGTAGAGCAGATCATCGACGACTTTGAAGTATTCCTGCAGCGCCTTTTTTTCTGTCTCTGGAGCTTGCTTTAGAAGAAACTGGCCGCAGTAGTGAAACTGCATGCTGACAAACCCAATAATTCTGGGATCAATGGCCGTGTGTTTTTTGCGAATTGCGCCCAACTCTTTTGAAATCAAAACGGAAAACCGCTGAGGCGTTACCTGATTGGCATAGGCTGCCAATGCTTGCTCATAGATTTGATGAACATCTTTTGAAATCGTCCAGGGATCAATCAACTGAGACCCAATATCATGCCGCCGCACTTCATGGGCGAGCAGTGCTTCTGTTTTGCTCCAAGCTTGGGCGCTGGTTGAGCGTAGAATATCAACTAGGTTCTTAGCAGCTTCAACTTTGGTCTGGGCTGCCGTGAGGCTGATTAAAACCTGATCTCGCTGGTTCAGATGGCTGACGTATTTCTTGGCCCAAATCTCGGAGAGGGAAGGGAGTTGTCTTTCTTGCTGGAAGTCAATCTCTGCAACGGAAAAAGCTCTAAATGCCTCAGCACTCATATTGGGAACACACCCAAATAAATTGTTAAAACTGATATTAAGCCCTTACCTGTTAGCAAACTCAACGGTGCTCAGGGAAACGTTGAAAAGCTTTACTCAATTTAATAATTTAATATCTTCCAGCAGTAGTAAGAAAGCAGGCTACGCAGCTAGGCTACCGCCTGAAACAGGCCTCTGTCTTACTCCACAGGGCGCTTTGGGTAATGAAAGATCAGCTGCCGCTAGCTAGCAGGCCGAACGCTTCCTGCTGGTACAGCAAGCCTTTAGCTGAACCAGGCTAGGCCCCCTAGTAAAAGTGCGATCGCACCCAGCGCAATCCAGAGAAACAGGTTATCGCGGGTGTTGACTTGGCTTAGGTCGATGGGTTCTTCGTCTTCAATTTTTTTCTTGCGGGGCGCGCGTTTGGGGGGAGCCGTGTAAGTTCCGGCGTTGCTGCCGCCGCCTTCTAAACTAGCTAGGTCGGGAATCTTTGTATTCCAATCTTCCCGCTTTTGCAGACTAGGAGCCTGAAGAATATAGAGCAGGTTCTTTGCCTGTTTGCGTGTTTCGTAATCGGGGTGGCGAGTGAGCGTATCGCATAGGGCAATAGCATCGGGCTGACGGCTAACGGCAAAGTACGCGTTGACTAGCCAGATCTGAACCTCGCCGCCTAAGGGGGAGGTAGGACGTGCGATCGCAACCGCCTTTTCTAAATGCTCAACGGCTTCCCGGTACCGCCCGCGCTCAAAGGCATCTTGCCCATAGGCGTATTCGACTCTAGCCAGGTCAATCGATTCTGCCGTCACGGTCGCTTCCCATCTCGACTACACAGGTTTTCAGCTATTGAGGATCACCCTATTGGGAAAGGTTATCCTGAAGGTAACGGGGCTCAAGTAGGCTACTTGCCCCACTGCATCTGCCTTCCCTTCGCGTTTTATTCTAACGAGGACAGGACGATGACTGGCTCATTCTTCGGCAAGACCTCAACAGGCAAGTTCCGGGCAGCGCTGTGCAAAGCTGTCGCTACTCTGGCAGCAGGCGCAGGGTTTGCAATCCTCGCTGCCCCAGCTCAGGCAGGCACGGTCATCATCGGCACCCACAATTTTACGATTAGCACACCGAACTTTTTTCTCTCTGTAGGCAATCCGGTCGTGGTTTACCCGCAGACCGGAGTTTACTATCCTGGGGTGGTTTACCATCCTGGAGTAGTTCACTATCCGGTAGTTCACCGTCCTGCAGTTCGCTTTCCAACGACTCAGATTTACCCCTACCGCACCTATCAGAGAGTCTATCGAGTAGAGCGCCGCCGCCCTACCCTGGTAATCGACGATGCCGTCTCAGCCCCTATAGAGGGAGACAGCCTTTCTGTGTACCCGGCCTACCCTACGGCTCTGCCCGATACCAGCCGCTACACGCTGGTTACGCCCTACCTAGAAGCGGATACTAGCGCTGACCCTATCACCCGGTTCACGTCCAATTCTCTGCCTTGGCTGGAGGTTAATCTCTCCACGCCGCAGCAGCCTGACGCGTTGCCTGTCATCGAATCGCCTGCTGAACCCCAGTCGGGAACAACAACTTACCGGCTCTCTAGCCCCTCCCCGTTTAATCAATCTTTGGGCACTTTAGGCGAGTAAGAAATTTTTAGTCTCGCCCCTAGATGATGTTGATACCAACTCTTTTTGGAGATGGCGCTAGACCCTGCATTGGATGCAGTCCTCTGCACCCTTACCAGACAAACTGTAGGGCATAGGTTCAAATCGAATTGGTATAGGCCATTCTGAAATGGATGAAATTGTCATTGTTGAGTACAGTTCGAACTGGCCGCTTCTTTTTGAGCAGGAAGCTGCCCGCCTACGCGAAGTTTTAGATCAAGATCTCGTCACTCGGATTGAGCATTTTGGCAGCACAGCAGTGCCGGGTTTGGCTGCGAAACCAATCATTGATTTATTGGTAGGGGTGCGTTCACTAACAGAGGCAAGGCGGGTTACGATTTCTCAGCTCGAAACGCTGGGGTATGCCTATTGGTTTGACAATCCCGATCTGGAGCGAATGTTTTTTGTGAAGGGATTACCTCCTAATGGGCCACGCACTTATCATATTCATATGGTTGAGCCAGATAGCCCGTTGTGGGAGCGGTTGTTGTTTAAGGATTACCTTTGCCAGCACTCGGATGAAGCTGCCCGCTATGCA
The window above is part of the Pseudanabaena sp. FACHB-2040 genome. Proteins encoded here:
- a CDS encoding GrpB family protein; protein product: MDEIVIVEYSSNWPLLFEQEAARLREVLDQDLVTRIEHFGSTAVPGLAAKPIIDLLVGVRSLTEARRVTISQLETLGYAYWFDNPDLERMFFVKGLPPNGPRTYHIHMVEPDSPLWERLLFKDYLCQHSDEAARYAELKQCLAERYRCDREAYTQGKAEYIQSVMQKVRQQASE
- the bamD gene encoding outer membrane protein assembly factor BamD, whose translation is MTAESIDLARVEYAYGQDAFERGRYREAVEHLEKAVAIARPTSPLGGEVQIWLVNAYFAVSRQPDAIALCDTLTRHPDYETRKQAKNLLYILQAPSLQKREDWNTKIPDLASLEGGGSNAGTYTAPPKRAPRKKKIEDEEPIDLSQVNTRDNLFLWIALGAIALLLGGLAWFS